A single region of the Eulemur rufifrons isolate Redbay chromosome 8, OSU_ERuf_1, whole genome shotgun sequence genome encodes:
- the SLC2A7 gene encoding solute carrier family 2, facilitated glucose transporter member 7, whose translation MENKEAGTPLPTPPREGRLQPTLVLATLSAAFGSAFQYGYNIAVINTPHMVLKSFYNETYFERHATFMDQEVMLLLWSCTVSVFPLGGLLGSLVVSLLADRCGRKGALLVNNVFAIVPAILMGASKAAKAFELIICSRVVLGVCAGISYSALPMYLGELAPKNLRGMLGTMTEVFVILGVFLAQIFSLHAILGNPTGWPVLLALTGVPALIQLLSLPFFPESPRYTLIQKGDEATARQALQRLRGHADVEAELEDMRAEAQAERAEGRLSVLNLCTFRPLRWQLVSVVVLMAGQQLSGINAINYYADIIYVSAGVDPSHSQYVTVGAGVINIVMTVISAFLVERLGRRRLLLVGYGICGSSCLVLTLALLFQSTVPELSYLSILCVFAYISGHSIGPSPVPAVVRTEIFLQSSRPAALVVDGAVHWFTNFIVGFVFPSVQVAIGAYSFIIFAGICLLTAVYIYVVIPETKGRTFVEINRIFAKRNGVEIPEDKKEDTIIVGPQVLSVATMKTSF comes from the exons ATGGAGAACAAAGAGGCCGGaacccctctgcccaccccacccagggAGGGG CGGCTCCAGCCCACGCTGGTGCTGGCCACCCTGAGCGCGGCCTTCGGCTCGGCCTTCCAGTACGGCTACAACATCGCGGTGATCAACACGCCACACATG GTCTTGAAGTCATTCTACAACGAAACCTACTTCGAGCGACACGCCACCTTCATGGACCAGGAGGTCATGCTGCTCCTGTGGTCTTGCACGGTGTCCGTGTTTCCTCTGGGCGGCTTGCTGGGATCCCTGGTCGTCAGCCTGCTGGCTGATAGGTGTGGCAG GAAGGGGGCCCTGCTGGTCAACAACGTCTTCGCCATCGTCCCTGCCATCCTGATGGGGGCCAGCAAGGCGGCCAAGGCTTTTGAGCTGATCATCTGTTCCCGAGTGGTGCTGGGCGTCTGTGCAG GCATCTCCTACAGCGCCCTCCCCATGTACCTGGGAGAACTGGCCCCCAAGAACCTGAGGGGCATGTTGGGAACCATGACCGAGGTTTTCGTCATCCTTGGCGTCTTCCTAGCGCAGATCTTCAGCCTCCATGCCATCCTGGGCAACCCTACAG GTTGGCCGGTGCTCTTGGCGCTCACGGGGGTGCCTGCCCTAATTCAGCTGCTCTCCCTGCCCTTCTTCCCTGAGAGCCCCCGCTACACCCTGATTCAGAAAGGAGATGAAGCCACAGCGCGGCAAG CTCTGCAGAGGCTGCGAGGCCACGCAGACGTCGAGGCCGAGCTGGAGGACATGCGAGCAGAGGCCCAGGCCGAGCGCGCCGAGGGCCGCCTGTCCGTGCTCAACCTCTGCACCTTCCGGCCGCTGCGCTGGCAGCTGGTGTCCGTCGTGGTGCTCATGGCCGGCCAGCAGCTGTCGGGCATCAACGCG ATCAACTACTACGCAGACATCATCTACGTGTCCGCGGGTGTGGACCCCTCTCACTCCCAGTACGTAACTGTGGGTGCCGGTGTGATCAACATAGTGATGACCGTCATCTCG GCTTTCTTGGTGGAGCGGCTGGGGCGGCGGCGCCTCCTGCTGGTCGGCTACGGCATCTGCGGCTCCTCCTGCCTGGTGCTGACACTGGCGCTCCTCTTCCAG aGCACCGTCCCTGAGCTGTCTTACCTCAGCATCCTCTGCGTCTTCGCCTACATCTCGGGACATTCCATCGGGCCCA GTCCCGTCCCCGCCGTGGTGAGGACCGAGATCTTCCTGCAGTCCTCCCGGCCTGCCGCGCTCGTGGTGGACGGGGCGGTGCACTGGTTCACCAACTTCATCGTGGGCTTCGTGTTCCCGTCGGTCCAG GTGGCCATTGGTGCCTACAGCTTCATCATCTTTGCGGGAATCTGCCTCCTCACTGCTGTGTACATCTACGTGGTCATTCCTGAGACCAAGGGCCGAACGTTTGTGGAGATAAACCGCATTTTTGCCAAGAGAAACGGGGTGGAGATTCCAGAGGACAAGAAAGAAGACACCATCATTGTTGGTCCTCAAGTACTCTCTGTGGCCACCATGAAAACTTCCTTTTAG